In Flagellatimonas centrodinii, a single window of DNA contains:
- a CDS encoding UvrD-helicase domain-containing protein, translated as MTLSDAAARRDALDLGHHILAVAPAGSGKTGLLVQRMLATLATVSEPEQVVAITFTNKAAAEIRARVLEALASAAEPAPADPFKQQTWALARAALDHARARGWSLREQPERIRAQTIDGFNAAIAAELPLFSGIGGRARMSEDARGLADAAVQGLFERALAEGADPTLQQAAAAWLRATGNRLDRLTPALSALLERREQWIDPLFDDDHPDAGDSLLVAQHVAAQSALRQALGPDAEALAALARAAAETADDAGPLAWARALDGWPAPGPASARQFDGLAQLLITADGSLRKAGGINVRLGFVAKQPATVALKALLDRHADHPALAMTARQVRVLPPATLPPALTALREHLRVLLKHLLAELRLAMSQRGETDFTEVALAARAALRPEGGYGEALLRRDAQLRHLLVDEMQDTSEAQIGLLAQLTQDWQPGDGRSLFLVGDPQQSIYAFRKADVRLFLQLLETGRLGALALHCLRLDANFRSDPAVVQWVNQQLGPCFPTQPDTVNGEVPFNPSQAQRPAAGGIVSLNGFHDPAAAADATVARARAALSTGASVAVLARSRNHLAPILDRLRSAQLDYACVEVDALAALPGVRDVLACTRALWHPADSLSWLIWLRAPWVGLTWADLLRLSVGRRSLPWPQRLATPPDDLSDDGRQRLNRLMSVLDATRDDAGLQEDLAARVRAVWTQLGGPDCVASREQADVRRCFSLIHAHSRGGSLRDEAAFSRAIDTLYAQPAPGRLQLMTIHRAKGLEFDEVLLVGCGQGARRDGKPLLHTLDTEAGPLLLPKPPDAVAADDPWHRWFNYAQQRQSGARDAEALRLLYVALTRARQGLHLFAHGEPDPDDPDALRLPAASFGGLLQQRFILQGVPSATMAVEVDLQRAPRAARLPADWQPSADDTPRFRPRERRQLRPSEQVLEGRRAERVDEDLYAQSVGILFHQAMERIAETGIAAWQAADAQRRQSLQAALFRMGVSPTRVPDAVSRVMTLVARALASPIGRALLAPRAWAGSEYPLAGVHEDRWISAVIDRCFETDDALWVIDYKTTALPLAAEDHDTYCAEASARYAAQLDSYRRLLAAHRPGKPVIGAFYFVEPDRLIAADGTGLTPPD; from the coding sequence ATGACCCTGAGTGATGCAGCCGCCCGCCGCGACGCGCTGGATCTGGGACACCACATCCTCGCGGTGGCGCCCGCCGGCTCGGGCAAGACCGGCCTGCTGGTGCAGCGGATGCTGGCGACACTGGCCACCGTCAGCGAGCCCGAACAGGTCGTCGCCATCACCTTCACCAACAAGGCCGCAGCCGAGATCCGCGCACGGGTGCTGGAGGCCCTGGCATCGGCGGCTGAGCCGGCGCCCGCCGATCCTTTCAAACAGCAGACCTGGGCCCTGGCCCGGGCGGCGCTGGACCACGCGCGGGCCCGCGGCTGGTCACTGCGCGAGCAACCCGAACGCATCCGCGCCCAGACCATCGATGGCTTCAATGCCGCCATTGCCGCCGAGCTGCCGCTGTTTTCGGGCATCGGTGGCCGTGCCCGCATGAGCGAGGACGCGCGCGGGCTCGCCGACGCCGCGGTGCAGGGTTTGTTCGAACGGGCCCTGGCAGAGGGCGCCGATCCGACACTGCAACAGGCTGCCGCTGCCTGGCTGCGCGCTACCGGCAACCGGCTCGACCGATTGACGCCGGCCTTGTCGGCGCTGCTGGAGCGACGCGAGCAATGGATCGACCCACTGTTCGACGATGACCATCCCGATGCCGGCGACAGCCTGCTGGTGGCACAGCACGTCGCCGCCCAATCCGCCCTGCGGCAGGCGCTCGGGCCCGATGCCGAGGCGCTGGCGGCCCTGGCCCGCGCCGCCGCCGAAACCGCTGACGATGCGGGCCCACTGGCCTGGGCGCGGGCGCTCGATGGCTGGCCGGCACCGGGGCCGGCATCGGCCCGCCAGTTTGACGGTCTGGCGCAGCTGCTGATCACCGCCGATGGCAGCCTCCGCAAGGCCGGCGGCATCAACGTCAGACTCGGCTTCGTGGCGAAGCAGCCGGCCACCGTCGCACTCAAGGCGCTGCTCGACCGCCATGCCGACCATCCGGCGCTGGCGATGACGGCGCGGCAGGTGCGGGTCTTGCCACCCGCAACCTTGCCGCCGGCCCTGACCGCCCTGCGCGAGCATCTGCGGGTGCTGCTGAAACACCTGCTGGCGGAACTGCGGCTGGCCATGAGCCAGCGCGGCGAAACCGATTTCACTGAAGTGGCGCTGGCCGCACGTGCCGCCCTGCGGCCGGAGGGCGGTTACGGTGAGGCCCTGCTGCGACGCGACGCGCAGCTGCGCCACCTGTTGGTCGACGAAATGCAGGACACCTCCGAGGCGCAGATCGGCCTGCTGGCGCAGCTGACCCAGGACTGGCAACCGGGCGACGGTCGCTCGCTGTTCCTGGTTGGCGACCCGCAACAGTCCATCTATGCCTTCCGCAAGGCCGACGTGCGGCTGTTCCTGCAACTTCTGGAAACCGGCCGTCTGGGCGCACTGGCCCTGCACTGCCTGCGACTGGATGCCAACTTCCGATCCGATCCGGCAGTGGTGCAATGGGTCAACCAGCAGCTCGGCCCCTGCTTCCCGACGCAGCCCGACACCGTCAACGGCGAGGTGCCGTTCAACCCCAGCCAGGCGCAGCGACCGGCGGCCGGCGGCATCGTCAGCCTCAATGGATTTCACGATCCAGCCGCCGCCGCCGATGCCACGGTGGCGCGGGCCCGGGCGGCCTTGTCAACGGGCGCATCGGTCGCCGTGCTGGCCCGCAGCCGTAACCATCTCGCGCCGATACTCGATCGGTTGCGCAGCGCCCAACTGGACTATGCCTGCGTCGAGGTCGACGCGCTGGCCGCGCTGCCGGGTGTCCGCGACGTGCTGGCCTGCACGCGGGCGCTGTGGCATCCAGCCGACAGTCTGTCCTGGCTGATCTGGTTGCGGGCGCCCTGGGTCGGTCTCACCTGGGCCGACCTGCTGCGGCTGTCGGTCGGCCGTCGCAGCCTGCCCTGGCCACAGCGTCTTGCGACGCCGCCGGACGATCTCAGTGATGACGGCCGGCAGCGCCTGAACCGTCTGATGTCAGTCCTTGACGCCACCCGCGACGATGCCGGCCTGCAGGAAGACCTGGCGGCGCGGGTGCGGGCGGTCTGGACCCAACTCGGGGGACCCGACTGCGTGGCCAGCCGCGAACAGGCCGATGTACGCCGCTGCTTCAGCCTGATTCACGCCCACAGCCGTGGCGGCAGCCTGCGCGACGAAGCGGCGTTCAGCCGCGCCATCGACACGCTCTATGCACAACCGGCACCCGGGCGACTGCAACTGATGACCATCCACCGCGCCAAAGGGCTGGAGTTCGATGAGGTGCTGCTGGTGGGCTGTGGTCAGGGCGCCCGGCGCGATGGCAAGCCGCTGCTGCACACGCTGGACACCGAGGCCGGCCCGCTGCTGCTGCCAAAACCCCCCGATGCGGTGGCGGCCGATGACCCCTGGCATCGCTGGTTCAACTATGCCCAGCAGCGCCAGAGTGGCGCACGCGACGCCGAGGCTCTGCGCCTGCTGTACGTCGCGCTCACCCGCGCCCGGCAGGGCCTGCACCTGTTTGCCCACGGCGAACCGGACCCGGACGATCCCGACGCCCTGAGGCTGCCGGCCGCCAGCTTCGGCGGCTTGCTGCAGCAGCGCTTTATTCTTCAGGGCGTGCCGTCAGCCACGATGGCGGTCGAGGTCGACCTGCAGCGGGCGCCCCGGGCGGCACGGCTACCCGCGGACTGGCAGCCATCAGCGGACGACACCCCACGTTTTCGCCCGCGCGAGCGGCGCCAACTGCGCCCCTCCGAACAGGTGCTGGAGGGGCGACGCGCCGAGCGCGTGGACGAGGATCTCTACGCACAATCGGTCGGCATCCTGTTCCATCAGGCAATGGAGCGGATTGCCGAGACCGGCATCGCCGCCTGGCAGGCAGCAGACGCACAGCGACGGCAGTCGTTGCAGGCGGCGCTGTTCCGCATGGGCGTGTCGCCGACACGGGTGCCGGACGCGGTGTCACGGGTGATGACGCTGGTGGCGCGAGCGCTGGCCAGCCCGATCGGCCGTGCCCTGCTGGCACCCCGGGCCTGGGCCGGATCGGAGTATCCGCTCGCCGGGGTGCATGAGGATCGCTGGATCAGCGCGGTGATCGATCGCTGCTTCGAAACCGACGACGCGTTGTGGGTGATCGATTACAAGACCACCGCCTTACCCCTCGCAGCCGAAGACCACGACACCTACTGTGCAGAGGCCAGCGCCCGATATGCAGCGCAACTCGACAGCTATCGCCGCCTGCTGGCGGCACACCGGCCCGGCAAGCCGGTTATCGGCGCCTTCTATTTTGTCGAGCCGGACCGGCTGATCGCCGCCGACGGCACCGGGCTGACGCCGCCGGACTGA
- a CDS encoding DsbC family protein, whose product MFPISRSGAVALFSALLLASCADPLPDTATAVSPPPTLPPALPAGAHPDIRARLEKLVGVPPDALREADAPGMLEARWGTEFAYVTADGQHVVYGDLLDLQTGEALTERSRKAMRLALLDELGDDNMIRFVPDGAQNVITVFTDLDCGYCRKMHREIDDYNQAGIGVRYVFYPRSGPGTDSFRKAETVWCADDRKAAFTSAKAGKPVAGPSDCDNPVLQEYQLGKEIGLRGTPLIVLPDGEVVNGYVPAPTLAAQFAVKALQAQQATAAVEGG is encoded by the coding sequence ATGTTCCCCATTTCCCGTTCGGGCGCTGTTGCCTTGTTCAGCGCGCTGTTGCTCGCCAGCTGCGCCGACCCGCTGCCGGATACCGCGACCGCCGTCAGCCCGCCGCCGACGCTGCCGCCGGCCCTGCCCGCGGGAGCCCACCCCGATATTCGTGCGCGGCTCGAGAAGCTGGTCGGTGTACCCCCCGACGCCCTGCGCGAGGCCGACGCCCCGGGCATGCTGGAAGCCCGCTGGGGGACCGAATTCGCCTATGTCACGGCCGACGGTCAGCATGTCGTCTATGGTGACCTGCTGGATCTGCAGACCGGCGAGGCCCTGACCGAACGCAGCCGCAAGGCCATGCGACTGGCGCTGCTCGACGAGTTGGGCGACGACAACATGATCCGTTTCGTGCCCGACGGTGCGCAGAACGTCATCACCGTCTTCACCGACCTGGACTGCGGCTACTGCCGCAAGATGCATCGCGAGATCGACGACTACAACCAGGCCGGGATTGGTGTGCGCTACGTCTTCTATCCGCGCTCGGGTCCCGGTACCGACTCGTTCCGCAAGGCCGAAACCGTGTGGTGCGCCGATGACCGCAAGGCGGCTTTCACCTCTGCGAAGGCGGGCAAACCGGTGGCGGGTCCCAGCGACTGCGACAACCCGGTGTTGCAGGAATACCAGCTCGGCAAGGAAATCGGCCTGCGCGGCACGCCGTTGATTGTGCTGCCGGACGGTGAAGTGGTGAATGGCTATGTGCCGGCACCGACGCTGGCCGCGCAGTTCGCAGTGAAAGCACTGCAGGCGCAGCAGGCGACGGCCGCGGTCGAGGGCGGTTGA
- the xerD gene encoding site-specific tyrosine recombinase XerD translates to MARARSVPAPLEPDDIAALDRFVDHLWLERGASPNTRASYRSDLALLARWLQSRQVRLEAASEADLRAWLAAVGAGTGSRTQARRLSALRQFYRQQLAEGQRSDDPTARIEAPRLGRRLPRTLEEDEVARLLDAPDVDDPLGLRDRAMLELMYACGLRVSELVGLPMPRVNLARGLLQVQGKGGKERLVPMGEWAADWLARYLRQSRPLLMRGAPHDAVFLSQRGDAMSRQNFWQRLGLHARQAGIRSALSPHTLRHAFATHLLNHGADLRSVQRLLGHADLSTTQIYTHVAQARLARLHAAHHPRA, encoded by the coding sequence ATGGCCCGTGCCCGTTCCGTCCCTGCGCCCCTCGAACCGGATGACATCGCGGCGCTCGACCGCTTTGTCGACCACTTGTGGCTGGAAAGGGGGGCGTCCCCCAACACCCGCGCCAGCTACCGCTCCGATCTGGCGCTGTTGGCGCGCTGGCTGCAGTCGCGACAGGTCCGACTGGAGGCTGCCAGCGAAGCCGATCTCCGAGCCTGGCTCGCGGCGGTCGGCGCCGGCACCGGCAGTCGCACCCAGGCGCGTCGGCTGTCGGCGCTGCGACAGTTCTATCGGCAGCAGTTGGCCGAGGGTCAGCGCAGCGACGACCCTACCGCCCGTATCGAGGCGCCGCGGCTTGGGCGCCGTCTGCCGCGCACGCTGGAGGAGGACGAGGTGGCCCGGCTGCTGGATGCGCCGGATGTCGACGATCCACTCGGTCTGCGCGACCGCGCGATGCTGGAGCTGATGTACGCCTGTGGCTTGCGGGTCAGCGAGCTGGTGGGTCTGCCGATGCCGCGGGTCAACCTGGCACGCGGCCTGCTGCAGGTGCAGGGCAAGGGCGGCAAGGAGCGGCTGGTGCCGATGGGCGAATGGGCGGCAGACTGGTTGGCGCGTTACCTGCGGCAGTCGCGGCCGCTGCTGATGCGCGGCGCACCGCATGACGCGGTCTTCCTGTCGCAGCGCGGCGACGCCATGAGTCGCCAGAACTTCTGGCAACGCCTGGGCCTGCACGCCCGCCAGGCCGGTATTCGCAGCGCGCTGTCGCCGCACACCCTGCGCCATGCCTTCGCCACCCACCTGCTCAATCACGGTGCCGATCTGCGCAGTGTCCAACGTCTGCTCGGACATGCCGACCTGTCGACCACCCAGATCTATACCCATGTGGCTCAAGCGCGGCTGGCACGACTGCATGCGGCGCATCATCCGCGGGCCTGA